A genomic region of Brevibacillus sp. JNUCC-41 contains the following coding sequences:
- a CDS encoding argininosuccinate synthase, giving the protein MKNQKVVLAYSGGLDTSVAIKWLQDQGYEVVACCLDVGEGKDLDFIKEKAITVGAVSSYVIDAKDEFADEFALTALQAHTLYEGKYPLVSALSRPLIAKKLVEVAEAENAVAVAHGCTGKGNDQVRFEVSISALNPNLQVLAPVRDWKWSREEEIEYAAKNGIPVPIGMASPFSIDQNLWGRSNECGILEDPWAAPPEDAYDLTASLECTPDTADIIEIGFEQGVPVTLNDKNYKLADLIVELNQIAGKHGVGRIDHVENRLVGIKSREVYEAPGAMTLIAAHKELEDITLVKELAHFKPVIEKKMTELIYEGLWFSPLQKALAAFLKETQVNVTGTVRVKLFKGHAIVEGRKSEYSLYDEKLATYTKADEFDHDAAVGFIKLWGLPTKVNSMVNNKKVTV; this is encoded by the coding sequence ATGAAAAATCAAAAAGTTGTTTTAGCATATTCCGGAGGTTTGGATACTTCCGTTGCAATTAAATGGTTACAAGATCAAGGGTACGAAGTTGTGGCATGCTGCTTGGATGTCGGTGAAGGGAAAGATTTGGATTTCATTAAAGAAAAAGCGATCACTGTCGGTGCTGTAAGTTCTTATGTCATTGATGCGAAGGATGAATTCGCTGATGAATTCGCATTGACGGCTCTTCAGGCACATACTTTGTATGAAGGGAAATATCCATTGGTATCAGCTTTATCACGTCCGCTGATCGCGAAGAAATTAGTGGAAGTGGCTGAAGCGGAAAACGCGGTAGCCGTTGCGCACGGTTGTACGGGAAAAGGAAATGACCAAGTGCGTTTCGAAGTATCCATCTCCGCCTTGAACCCTAATTTGCAAGTTCTTGCACCTGTTCGTGACTGGAAATGGTCTCGTGAAGAGGAGATTGAATATGCAGCGAAAAATGGCATTCCCGTTCCGATTGGCATGGCGAGTCCATTCTCGATTGACCAAAACCTTTGGGGAAGAAGTAACGAATGCGGAATCCTGGAAGATCCATGGGCAGCTCCGCCGGAAGATGCATATGATTTGACTGCAAGCCTTGAATGTACGCCAGATACTGCTGATATCATTGAAATTGGTTTTGAACAAGGTGTGCCGGTTACATTGAATGATAAAAACTATAAACTGGCTGACCTGATCGTCGAGTTGAATCAAATTGCCGGCAAACACGGAGTTGGACGTATCGATCACGTTGAAAATAGATTAGTAGGAATCAAATCACGTGAAGTCTATGAAGCCCCTGGTGCAATGACATTGATAGCTGCACACAAAGAACTTGAAGATATCACGCTTGTAAAAGAATTGGCTCACTTCAAACCGGTGATCGAGAAGAAAATGACTGAATTGATTTATGAAGGACTTTGGTTCTCTCCGCTTCAAAAAGCTTTGGCTGCATTCCTGAAAGAAACACAAGTGAATGTAACGGGTACTGTCCGTGTGAAACTATTCAAAGGTCATGCGATTGTTGAAGGAAGAAAATCCGAGTACTCCCTATATGACGAAAAATTGGCTACTTATACAAAAGCGGACGAGTTCGATCATGATGCAGCAGTTGGATTCATCAAGTTATGGGGACTTCCAACGAAAGTGAACAGCATGGTCAATAACAAGAAGGTGACAGTGTGA
- a CDS encoding MogA/MoaB family molybdenum cofactor biosynthesis protein, translated as MSVKNHKRAITEAVRCMVMTVSDTRNEETDKSGALMMELLKSNGHEVTDYVIIKDERKAIQDAVTSGSQSSTVDVILTNGGTGIANRDVTIEAVKELMTKEIPGFGEIFRMLSYQEDIGSAAILSRAIAGVVNNKAVFSTPGSSGAVRLAMNKLILPELGHVVGELRKDL; from the coding sequence ATGAGTGTCAAGAATCATAAAAGAGCCATCACGGAGGCAGTTCGCTGCATGGTGATGACCGTCAGCGATACGCGAAATGAAGAAACGGATAAAAGCGGAGCACTGATGATGGAATTGCTGAAGTCGAATGGGCATGAAGTGACGGATTATGTAATCATTAAAGATGAACGGAAAGCGATTCAGGATGCGGTCACTTCAGGTAGCCAAAGCAGCACGGTCGATGTCATATTAACAAATGGAGGCACTGGCATCGCCAATAGGGATGTGACGATCGAGGCGGTCAAAGAGTTGATGACCAAGGAAATTCCCGGTTTTGGCGAGATTTTTCGAATGCTCAGCTATCAAGAGGATATCGGTTCCGCCGCCATCCTATCCAGGGCGATTGCCGGAGTCGTGAACAACAAAGCGGTTTTTTCCACACCAGGCTCTTCAGGGGCCGTTAGGCTTGCAATGAATAAATTGATTCTCCCGGAATTGGGACATGTCGTTGGTGAACTTCGCAAGGATTTATAA
- a CDS encoding EcsC family protein: MEFTNREMKLLDEINEWQEKLYQYEPTDLAALYDKWLEQGFALLPENVQQQFFDKLDTWLFHLHAMVQSSQVQIDARERILASARVFNEEIETLSDLKHLPIDQLNYIANQHIAKHRLYSFAQGGMSGSGGLLLLGSDIPAMTVINVRTVQLIAMSYGVEVNTPFEMMLALKVFNAGAMPKRLQGIAWEELIREVQTAEDDYFYLGIEELTNPTWMEQPLKQLLKALAITVFRKKLVRGIPFISMAIGAGSNYQMTRNVSEFAQKFYQYRYLLEKKADEE; this comes from the coding sequence ATGGAATTCACGAACCGGGAAATGAAACTTTTGGATGAAATTAATGAATGGCAGGAAAAACTTTATCAATATGAGCCAACGGATCTGGCTGCATTGTATGATAAATGGTTGGAGCAGGGGTTTGCCCTGCTTCCGGAAAACGTCCAACAACAGTTTTTTGACAAGCTTGATACTTGGCTTTTTCATTTGCATGCCATGGTTCAGAGCTCACAAGTTCAAATAGATGCAAGAGAGCGGATTTTAGCATCTGCGCGCGTGTTTAATGAAGAAATCGAAACGCTGAGCGATTTGAAACACTTACCGATCGATCAGTTGAATTACATAGCCAATCAGCATATCGCTAAGCATCGCTTATATTCATTTGCACAAGGCGGGATGAGCGGATCTGGAGGCCTGCTTCTGCTAGGGAGCGATATTCCGGCCATGACGGTCATCAATGTCAGGACCGTACAGCTGATTGCGATGTCTTATGGTGTTGAGGTGAATACACCGTTTGAAATGATGCTGGCCCTTAAGGTATTCAATGCAGGAGCGATGCCAAAGAGGCTCCAAGGAATAGCTTGGGAAGAATTGATCCGCGAGGTCCAGACTGCAGAAGATGATTATTTTTATTTAGGAATCGAGGAACTGACAAACCCCACCTGGATGGAGCAGCCGCTGAAGCAGCTGTTGAAAGCATTGGCCATTACTGTTTTCCGAAAAAAACTGGTTCGGGGCATACCGTTCATCAGCATGGCCATAGGTGCTGGGTCCAATTATCAAATGACCCGGAATGTCAGTGAATTTGCCCAAAAGTTCTATCAATACCGTTATTTACTGGAGAAGAAGGCTGATGAAGAATGA
- a CDS encoding acetate/propionate family kinase — protein MSKIMAINAGSSSLKFQLFEMPCENVITKGLVERIGLKNSAFTLSVVGEKVTETMDIPNHEIAVGLLLKKLIDHRIIDSFEEIDGVGHRVVHGGEIFTESVLITEDVIVELEKLSELAPLHNPANITGIKAFRRILEDVPAVAVFDTAFHQTMAAGSYLYSLPLEYYEKYGIRKYGFHGTSHKYVSQRAAEMIGRPIEQLRLISCHLGNGASITAIKGGKSIDTSMGFTPLAGVTMGTRSGNIDPALIPYIMEKTGKTADEVLDILNKKSGMLALSGFSSDLRDIQVEADKGNERAELALKVFADRIHKYIGSYSAKMGGVDGIIFTAGIGENSQTIRGRILEGLEFMGVYWDEDLNRTSGKEAFINAPYSPVKVMVIPTNEEIMIVRDTMKIALSETWKA, from the coding sequence ATGTCAAAAATCATGGCTATTAATGCGGGCAGCTCATCATTGAAGTTCCAGCTTTTTGAGATGCCTTGTGAAAATGTAATTACAAAAGGTCTTGTAGAAAGAATCGGCTTGAAAAATTCCGCATTTACCTTAAGCGTCGTAGGCGAAAAGGTTACTGAAACGATGGATATACCCAATCATGAAATAGCTGTAGGGCTTTTATTGAAAAAGCTGATTGACCATCGCATCATTGACTCCTTTGAAGAGATAGATGGTGTAGGGCATCGGGTGGTGCATGGCGGTGAGATATTCACGGAATCGGTCTTGATTACGGAGGACGTAATAGTGGAACTCGAAAAGCTTTCCGAGTTGGCGCCCCTTCATAATCCCGCTAATATCACCGGAATCAAAGCCTTCAGGCGAATACTGGAAGATGTGCCAGCTGTTGCGGTATTCGACACTGCCTTCCATCAAACGATGGCGGCGGGTTCCTATTTGTACAGCTTACCTCTTGAATATTATGAAAAGTACGGAATAAGGAAGTATGGATTTCATGGCACTTCACATAAATATGTATCGCAGCGGGCTGCCGAAATGATTGGCCGCCCAATTGAACAGCTTCGGTTGATATCGTGCCATTTGGGGAATGGTGCAAGCATTACGGCCATAAAGGGCGGCAAATCAATTGATACATCAATGGGATTTACGCCATTGGCCGGTGTTACTATGGGAACGCGTTCAGGGAACATCGACCCTGCACTGATTCCTTATATCATGGAAAAGACGGGAAAGACAGCAGATGAAGTGCTGGATATCCTGAATAAGAAAAGCGGCATGCTGGCCCTTTCCGGATTTTCCAGCGACCTGCGCGATATTCAAGTTGAAGCCGACAAAGGCAATGAGCGGGCTGAACTCGCACTTAAAGTGTTCGCAGACCGGATTCACAAGTACATAGGCTCCTATTCAGCAAAAATGGGAGGCGTGGACGGCATCATATTTACAGCGGGCATCGGTGAAAACAGTCAAACCATCAGGGGGCGGATCTTGGAGGGGCTTGAATTCATGGGGGTATATTGGGATGAGGATCTCAATCGCACCTCAGGTAAGGAAGCGTTCATCAATGCACCCTATTCCCCTGTGAAAGTCATGGTCATCCCAACTAATGAAGAAATCATGATTGTCAGGGATACCATGAAAATAGCTTTGAGCGAAACTTGGAAAGCATGA
- a CDS encoding class I SAM-dependent methyltransferase produces MKSTPVEQLFYEFDETAQILQSELSCTYLDALGETGENFFQGKVLQEEISEVSKKRLVKHYADFSPEKYEKEAIRKAYQLAILKGMQQSVQPNHHMTPDAVGMFVSYLVGKFTKDQKEIVMLDPAIGTGNLLFAILNQLTDKNIASYGVEIDETLIRLAYAGANLQEHPLEFFNQDSLEPLFIDPSDVVVSDLPIGYYPNDVRAAEYELKADKGHSYAHHLFIEQGVKHAKDGGHLFFIVPNNLFVSEEAPKLNDFLKKHTHIQGMVQLPLSMFKSEAAAKSILILQKKKEGIEAPKKALLVQLPKLSDFEATRSVMQQMDDWFKEEK; encoded by the coding sequence GTGAAGTCTACCCCAGTTGAACAATTATTTTATGAATTTGATGAAACAGCCCAAATACTGCAAAGCGAACTATCATGTACGTATCTGGATGCCCTTGGTGAAACGGGCGAGAATTTCTTCCAAGGGAAAGTCCTGCAGGAGGAAATCAGTGAAGTATCGAAGAAAAGGTTAGTGAAGCATTATGCAGATTTTTCACCGGAGAAATATGAGAAGGAAGCAATCCGTAAAGCTTATCAGCTTGCTATTTTAAAAGGCATGCAGCAGAGCGTTCAGCCGAATCATCATATGACTCCTGATGCAGTCGGCATGTTCGTCAGCTATTTAGTCGGTAAATTCACCAAGGATCAAAAAGAGATAGTCATGCTCGATCCTGCCATTGGAACGGGGAATTTACTATTTGCGATTTTGAATCAACTTACTGATAAAAACATCGCTTCATATGGTGTCGAGATTGATGAAACCTTGATCAGGCTTGCATATGCAGGTGCCAACCTGCAAGAACACCCGCTGGAATTTTTCAACCAGGACAGCTTGGAGCCGCTTTTCATCGATCCTTCAGATGTTGTGGTCAGTGATTTGCCGATAGGCTATTACCCGAATGATGTGCGTGCAGCTGAGTATGAATTGAAGGCCGATAAAGGACATTCGTATGCACATCATTTGTTTATTGAACAAGGTGTTAAACACGCGAAGGATGGCGGACACCTATTCTTCATTGTCCCGAATAACCTGTTCGTCTCGGAGGAAGCTCCGAAACTCAATGATTTCTTGAAGAAGCATACACATATCCAAGGGATGGTGCAACTGCCGCTTTCCATGTTTAAGAGTGAAGCGGCTGCGAAAAGCATCCTGATCCTCCAAAAGAAAAAAGAGGGTATCGAAGCACCGAAGAAGGCATTGCTCGTACAACTTCCGAAGTTGTCGGATTTCGAAGCGACCAGGTCTGTCATGCAACAGATGGACGATTGGTTTAAAGAAGAAAAATAG
- the tpx gene encoding thiol peroxidase has protein sequence MASVTFKNNPITLVGQELKVGDKAPDFTVLANDLSPVTLSDSKGSVRIISVVPSVDTGVCDAQTRKFNEEAAKLDNVKVLTISNDLPFAQKRWCAASGLDNVQVLSDHRDLSFGEAYGVVMQELRLLARSVFVVNSSDEITYVEYVSEGTNHPNYEGAIEAAKAAK, from the coding sequence ATGGCTTCAGTTACATTTAAAAACAACCCGATCACTTTAGTGGGACAAGAACTAAAAGTTGGGGACAAAGCACCTGATTTTACAGTATTGGCAAATGACTTATCACCTGTTACATTAAGCGACTCCAAAGGTTCTGTCCGCATTATCAGTGTGGTTCCATCCGTGGATACAGGAGTATGTGATGCACAGACACGTAAATTCAATGAAGAAGCGGCAAAATTGGATAATGTGAAAGTACTGACGATCAGTAACGATCTTCCTTTCGCCCAAAAACGCTGGTGTGCGGCAAGCGGCTTGGACAATGTTCAAGTTCTTTCCGATCACCGTGACCTATCATTCGGTGAAGCATATGGTGTCGTCATGCAGGAACTTCGTCTATTGGCCCGCTCTGTATTCGTAGTGAACAGCTCTGATGAAATCACATATGTTGAATATGTGAGTGAAGGTACGAACCATCCAAATTACGAAGGTGCAATCGAAGCGGCTAAAGCGGCAAAATAA
- the ytfJ gene encoding GerW family sporulation protein has translation MSDHPIQGLMKEAMENLKEMVDVNTIIGDPVETPDGSVILTVSKVGFGFAAGGSEFMMDGNHQGQQGGSKQPFGGGSGGGVSITPIAFLIVGSHGVKMIHLDEGTHLLEKMMDLAPQVVDKIQSMLSKKDSNQNQGSNQGGSQPAVNRYQEPKQDIDF, from the coding sequence ATGTCAGATCATCCGATCCAAGGTTTAATGAAAGAAGCTATGGAAAATCTGAAAGAAATGGTTGATGTGAATACGATCATCGGGGATCCGGTGGAGACTCCGGATGGAAGTGTCATTTTAACCGTATCCAAAGTGGGATTTGGTTTTGCAGCCGGTGGCAGCGAATTTATGATGGATGGGAACCATCAAGGACAGCAAGGTGGTTCCAAGCAACCTTTTGGCGGCGGTAGCGGCGGTGGGGTTTCCATAACACCAATTGCCTTTTTGATTGTCGGTTCCCATGGGGTGAAAATGATTCATCTGGATGAAGGGACGCATCTTCTCGAAAAAATGATGGATTTAGCTCCTCAAGTCGTCGATAAAATTCAGTCCATGCTATCCAAGAAAGACAGTAATCAAAATCAAGGCAGTAATCAAGGCGGCAGTCAACCAGCTGTAAACAGGTACCAAGAACCTAAACAGGATATAGATTTCTAA
- a CDS encoding DUF2953 domain-containing protein encodes MKWLLLIIGILILVLLIVVFTKVRVYIDYKRIQTNDQIHIKLSAWHGLFHYTFKVPVIKMEDDSAAIVVKEEQEMNGNTKKEEKKKITAEDLRDGFADSLEMLQHIIGFHGILRQFTGKVQVKKFTWHSMVGTKNAAHTGVLTGACWALKGSIIGVLTTYFNFRIMPSYSITPDFQRWQANTKISCILQFRIGQAMVTGIKLLRYWKGGKPHFKSRKLAKLSGDSNKQSF; translated from the coding sequence ATGAAGTGGCTATTGTTGATTATAGGTATCCTCATATTGGTGCTGCTGATTGTTGTTTTCACTAAAGTAAGAGTGTACATCGACTACAAACGTATCCAAACTAATGATCAAATACATATTAAATTATCAGCTTGGCATGGGCTTTTTCACTATACATTCAAGGTTCCGGTCATCAAAATGGAAGATGATTCTGCAGCTATAGTAGTAAAGGAAGAGCAAGAAATGAACGGAAATACCAAAAAGGAAGAAAAGAAAAAAATCACAGCAGAAGATTTGCGTGACGGATTCGCAGACAGTCTGGAAATGCTTCAGCATATAATCGGATTTCATGGGATCCTCCGTCAATTCACAGGGAAAGTCCAAGTCAAAAAATTCACCTGGCATAGTATGGTCGGTACTAAAAACGCTGCACACACCGGTGTTTTAACTGGAGCATGCTGGGCACTTAAAGGTTCGATCATCGGGGTGCTGACAACCTATTTCAATTTCCGGATCATGCCCTCCTATTCCATTACACCCGACTTTCAGAGATGGCAGGCAAACACGAAGATTTCCTGCATATTACAATTTAGAATCGGGCAGGCTATGGTGACTGGAATAAAACTGCTTCGTTATTGGAAAGGCGGAAAGCCGCATTTCAAATCCAGGAAATTAGCGAAGCTATCAGGTGATTCCAATAAACAATCGTTCTAG
- a CDS encoding RDD family protein gives MTERNENNEQIASSNLMADQEVPVQQEFTPASKTVDDDGVKKVHFAGFWMRFWAYLADLLVIGSLNRILIHPIFKFYEGTDDLWFSAEGFLTGVVFFLYFVLMTKFLNQTLGKMIFGLKVVALKEEKKTISWGTILFRELIGRYISKVTWIGYLLAGLLPKKQALHDVFADTGVVLIRR, from the coding sequence ATGACGGAACGAAATGAAAACAATGAACAAATCGCTTCATCCAATCTAATGGCAGATCAAGAGGTTCCCGTTCAGCAGGAATTTACACCAGCCAGTAAGACTGTGGATGATGACGGAGTCAAGAAAGTGCATTTTGCTGGTTTTTGGATGAGGTTTTGGGCCTATTTAGCAGATTTATTGGTTATCGGAAGTTTGAACCGGATTTTGATTCATCCGATCTTCAAGTTTTATGAAGGGACAGATGACCTCTGGTTTTCCGCAGAGGGCTTCTTAACGGGGGTCGTATTCTTCCTATATTTTGTTTTAATGACCAAATTCTTGAACCAGACCCTTGGCAAGATGATTTTTGGACTGAAAGTCGTTGCATTGAAGGAAGAGAAAAAAACCATTTCATGGGGGACGATATTGTTCAGGGAGCTGATTGGCCGCTATATTTCAAAAGTCACATGGATTGGCTATCTCTTGGCAGGCCTTTTACCGAAAAAGCAGGCTTTGCATGATGTCTTTGCAGACACGGGCGTTGTGTTGATCAGAAGATGA
- the sppA gene encoding signal peptide peptidase SppA translates to MNGKRWAALGIAAVLFFVSIAVGAATTLFTADTENIIDELFASESAFNEEVIEGDDFSNVIAVFDVEGTIQDTGEASLLSSATYNHRAFMDKLKMAEENDDIKGIILRVNSPGGGVVESAEIYDKILDIKKVKKPVYVSMGSMAASGGYYISAPADKIYASPETMTGSLGVIMHGYNYEKLAKKYGVEFETIKSGPHKDIMSPTREMTGEEREILQNMINNSYDQFVKVIADGRGMTEKEVREIADGRIYDGRQAKENHLIDDFGHLDDVIAAMKTDIGKKDAQVIRYTDEAGFGSLFSMGAQKMLGNDVETAVLTKILSSSNSPRLMYLYAE, encoded by the coding sequence ATGAATGGAAAGCGTTGGGCGGCACTTGGAATCGCAGCCGTTTTATTTTTTGTCTCTATTGCTGTTGGGGCGGCTACGACTCTATTTACAGCGGATACGGAAAATATCATTGATGAATTATTTGCTTCCGAAAGTGCATTTAACGAGGAAGTCATAGAAGGTGATGATTTCTCAAATGTTATTGCCGTATTTGATGTAGAGGGCACGATTCAAGATACAGGAGAAGCCTCATTACTTAGTTCAGCAACATATAATCACCGGGCCTTCATGGATAAGCTGAAGATGGCAGAGGAAAATGATGATATCAAAGGAATCATCCTTCGGGTGAATTCTCCAGGCGGCGGTGTCGTCGAAAGTGCAGAGATCTATGACAAGATCCTAGATATCAAGAAAGTGAAAAAACCTGTTTATGTTTCCATGGGATCAATGGCGGCTTCAGGCGGATATTATATTTCTGCACCAGCCGATAAGATTTATGCTAGCCCGGAAACGATGACGGGTTCACTAGGCGTCATCATGCATGGGTATAATTACGAGAAGCTGGCCAAGAAGTATGGTGTCGAGTTCGAAACCATCAAAAGCGGACCACACAAAGATATAATGAGTCCAACCAGGGAAATGACTGGGGAAGAACGAGAAATACTGCAGAACATGATTAATAATTCTTATGATCAATTTGTAAAAGTCATTGCAGACGGACGCGGAATGACAGAGAAGGAAGTAAGGGAAATTGCCGATGGACGCATTTATGATGGGCGTCAGGCTAAAGAAAACCATCTAATCGATGATTTCGGTCATTTGGATGATGTAATTGCCGCAATGAAAACGGATATCGGTAAAAAGGATGCTCAAGTTATCCGTTATACAGATGAGGCAGGTTTCGGTTCATTATTCAGTATGGGTGCGCAAAAAATGTTGGGAAATGATGTGGAAACGGCAGTCTTGACAAAAATCCTTTCCTCTTCAAATTCTCCACGCTTAATGTATTTGTATGCGGAATAG
- a CDS encoding NAD kinase: MNTRRNIYFFHAPNAEMISKVEYLSDLANQHSYEVIQDFTKANIIVSIGDDGTFLQAARKTGFRDDCLYAGISTTGNLNMYCDFHLEDSDKMIDAMTKEQIEVRKYPTIAIQLDDQPSFYALNELSIRSSITKTFIMDIFIDQLHFETFRGDGIIIATPTGSTAYNKSVNGSVVDPLLPCFQVSELASVNNNTYRTLGSSFILSGDKTLTVHLEENGPSYPIIGMDNEALSINHVEKVKVRLSGKVIKTVKLKDNSFWEKVKRTFL; encoded by the coding sequence ATGAACACTCGAAGGAATATTTATTTTTTCCATGCACCGAATGCAGAGATGATTAGCAAGGTAGAATACTTGTCGGACTTGGCTAATCAACATTCGTATGAAGTCATCCAGGATTTCACGAAAGCAAACATCATCGTAAGCATCGGTGATGACGGCACATTCCTGCAGGCAGCCCGGAAAACCGGATTCAGGGATGACTGTTTATATGCGGGCATTTCCACCACAGGTAACTTGAATATGTATTGCGATTTCCACTTGGAAGACAGTGATAAAATGATCGATGCCATGACAAAAGAGCAAATCGAGGTCCGTAAATACCCAACCATCGCTATCCAATTGGACGATCAACCCTCCTTTTATGCCCTTAATGAACTCAGTATCCGGTCTTCCATCACCAAAACGTTCATCATGGATATTTTCATCGATCAACTCCATTTTGAAACTTTTCGCGGGGACGGAATCATCATTGCGACTCCGACTGGAAGCACCGCCTATAATAAATCGGTCAATGGATCTGTTGTCGATCCCCTCCTCCCTTGCTTTCAAGTGAGCGAGCTTGCTTCCGTCAATAATAATACCTATCGGACCCTAGGTTCCTCATTTATTTTAAGCGGTGATAAGACGTTGACCGTCCACCTTGAAGAAAACGGACCAAGCTATCCGATCATCGGAATGGACAATGAAGCACTAAGTATCAATCATGTCGAAAAAGTAAAGGTCCGGTTAAGCGGTAAAGTCATCAAGACCGTTAAATTAAAAGACAATTCCTTTTGGGAAAAGGTTAAAAGGACCTTTCTATGA
- a CDS encoding TatD family hydrolase encodes MRIIDSHIHLDRYDVVKRKQILTDMEKVHMESLLSVSMNLASSINNYQLSLKDSRIKPAFGFHPEQPLPSDEEVNELLNWMREHHQDMVAIGEVGLPYYLRQENPDIDKSAYIAILERFLTLAKEVEKPVILHAVHDDAPIVCDLLDKHQITKAHFHWFKGDIRTVERMAEKDYRISITPDVCYEREIQVLVSEYPLKLMMIETDGPWPFEGVFNGKWTHPGMMHDSVRQIASIKGLPIEDVYEILYQNTKDFYHI; translated from the coding sequence TTGAGGATCATCGACAGTCATATCCATTTGGACAGGTATGACGTTGTTAAGCGGAAGCAGATTCTGACTGACATGGAAAAGGTTCATATGGAATCCTTACTGTCTGTTTCCATGAATTTGGCTTCTTCGATTAATAATTATCAGCTCTCACTGAAGGATTCACGAATAAAGCCTGCCTTTGGTTTTCATCCTGAGCAGCCCCTCCCAAGTGATGAAGAAGTGAACGAACTTTTGAACTGGATGCGGGAACATCATCAAGATATGGTTGCCATAGGTGAGGTTGGGCTGCCCTATTATTTAAGGCAGGAAAATCCCGATATTGATAAGTCAGCGTATATAGCGATACTGGAGAGGTTCCTGACCTTAGCTAAAGAGGTTGAAAAGCCGGTTATCCTCCATGCCGTACATGACGATGCACCCATCGTTTGCGACCTTTTGGATAAGCATCAAATCACAAAGGCACACTTTCATTGGTTTAAAGGCGATATCCGGACAGTCGAAAGAATGGCCGAAAAGGACTATCGCATTTCGATTACTCCTGATGTTTGTTATGAGAGGGAAATACAGGTATTGGTTTCGGAATACCCACTTAAGCTGATGATGATTGAAACGGATGGACCATGGCCGTTTGAAGGGGTTTTCAATGGGAAATGGACCCATCCCGGCATGATGCATGACAGTGTGCGCCAGATTGCTTCGATTAAAGGATTGCCGATTGAGGATGTCTATGAAATCCTTTATCAAAATACGAAAGATTTTTATCATATTTAA
- a CDS encoding ABC transporter ATP-binding protein, whose protein sequence is MNLEIKDVSYSFDGKQNILENMNFHVDEGEFVTILGPSGSGKSTLFHLIGGILKPDQGIISLGAKKINGLKGHISYMPQQPSLLPWRTVVENVLLGSELAGIRDKEKAKALLMKAGLEEYEKAYPHELSGGMKQRAAFIRSILSPQDLMCLDEPFSALDELTRLQMQKWLLSVWEENRRSVLFVTHSIDEAVFLSDRIYVLSAKPAAVIKEVEIPFPRPRSEEQLLSDEFFHLKRDLYAALKPTIST, encoded by the coding sequence ATGAATCTGGAAATTAAAGATGTCTCCTATTCTTTCGATGGTAAACAGAATATATTGGAGAATATGAATTTCCATGTGGATGAAGGGGAATTTGTCACGATCCTTGGGCCATCAGGCAGCGGTAAAAGTACATTGTTCCACTTGATCGGCGGCATTTTGAAGCCGGATCAGGGAATCATTTCACTGGGTGCCAAAAAGATAAACGGCTTAAAGGGCCATATCAGCTATATGCCTCAGCAGCCTTCCCTTTTACCTTGGAGGACGGTAGTGGAAAATGTTTTGCTTGGAAGTGAACTTGCTGGGATCAGAGATAAAGAAAAGGCAAAAGCCCTATTGATGAAAGCCGGATTAGAAGAGTACGAGAAAGCATATCCGCATGAATTATCTGGAGGCATGAAGCAAAGGGCCGCATTCATCCGGAGTATCTTAAGTCCACAGGACTTGATGTGCCTGGACGAACCCTTTTCTGCCTTGGATGAACTGACAAGATTGCAAATGCAAAAATGGCTATTGTCGGTTTGGGAAGAAAATCGGAGGTCGGTGCTATTTGTTACACATAGCATAGATGAAGCAGTTTTCCTTTCAGATAGAATCTATGTGTTATCAGCAAAACCGGCTGCTGTCATCAAAGAAGTGGAAATTCCATTTCCAAGGCCAAGAAGTGAAGAACAGCTTCTTAGTGATGAGTTTTTTCATTTGAAGAGAGACTTATATGCAGCGCTGAAGCCAACTATTTCTACTTAA